One Acidobacteriota bacterium genomic window carries:
- a CDS encoding PadR family transcriptional regulator translates to MTDFELLVLLAILTVEERASGPAIARGILRAGGCRVAPRKIHAALGPLERNGLVTSAGGDPTSSSRRGATRIFEVTPAGLRAIKTTQRALVSLWAGLPELKNEPLLDELLEESGARRSQVWLWYLTTRVQP, encoded by the coding sequence TTGACCGACTTCGAACTGTTGGTCCTCCTGGCGATCCTCACGGTCGAAGAAAGAGCTTCCGGCCCCGCGATTGCCCGCGGGATCCTGCGGGCGGGCGGCTGCCGCGTCGCCCCGCGGAAGATTCACGCCGCGCTCGGCCCGCTGGAGCGCAACGGACTCGTGACGTCCGCGGGGGGCGATCCGACCTCGTCGTCGAGACGTGGCGCCACGCGGATCTTCGAGGTGACACCTGCCGGACTGCGGGCAATCAAGACGACGCAACGGGCCCTCGTCTCGCTGTGGGCGGGATTGCCGGAGCTGAAGAACGAGCCGCTCCTCGACGAACTGCTCGAGGAGTCCGGGGCTCGCCGGTCGCAGGTCTGGCTCTGGTACTTGACGACCCGCGTTCAACCCTAG